The following coding sequences are from one Mastomys coucha isolate ucsf_1 unplaced genomic scaffold, UCSF_Mcou_1 pScaffold9, whole genome shotgun sequence window:
- the LOC116084466 gene encoding olfactory receptor 4L1-like: protein MDYKNGSAVTEFILVGFSGDWQLQTFFFVTFTLIYGATVVGNILIIVTVAANSALHSPMYFLLGNLSFLDMCLSTVTTPKMITDLLAAHKSISFQGCMAQMFFMHFFGGAEMTLLIVMAFDRYVAICKPLHYRIIMSHGLLNRCIILSWTIGFIHTMSQMALTVNLPFCEHNIINNIFCDLPLVIKLACIDTYTLELFVIADSGLLSFISFILLLVSYTVILVIVKHKSPGSLSKALSTLSAHIIVVTLFFGPCIFIYAWPFGSFASNTTLAVFYTVITPLLNPIIYTLRNQEMKKAMRKLWIQQVS, encoded by the coding sequence ATGGATTATAAAAATGGGTCAGCTGTGACAGAATTTATTTTAGTGGGCTTTTCTGGAGACTGGCAACTTCAAACTTTCTTCTTTGTGACATTTACGTTGATCTATGGTGCTACTGTGGTGGGCAACATCCTTATTATAGTCACAGTGGCAGCTAATTCTGCCCTTCATTCTCCCATGTACTTTCTTCTTGGAAACCTCTCCTTCCTGGACATGTGTCTTTCTACTGTTACGACACCCAAGATGATCACAGACTTGCTTGCAGCACATAAGAGCATCTCTTTTCAGGGCTGCATGGCCCAAATGTTCTTTATGCATTTCTTTGGGGGTGCAGAAATGACCCTTTTGATAGTCATGGCCTTCGACAGATATGTGGCCATATGCAAACCCTTGCACTACAGGATAATCATGAGTCACGGGTTGCTGAACAGATGTATTATACTTTCCTGGACAATTGGTTTCATACACACCATGAGCCAGATGGCCTTGACAGTGAATTTGCCTTTCTGTGAAcacaatattataaataatatattttgtgaTCTTCCCCTGGTAATCAAGCTTGCTTGTATTGACACATACACTCTAGAGTTATTTGTGATTGCTGACAGCGGGCTGCTCTCCTTTATCTCTTTCATCCTCTTGCTTGTTTCGTACACTGTCATTCTGGTCATTGTAAAGCACAAATCACCCGGCAGCCTTTCCAAGGCACTGTCCACATTGTCTGCCCACATAATTGTGGTCACTCTGTTTTTTGGACCCTGTATCTTTATCTATGCCTGGCCATTTGGGAGTTTTGCAAGCAATACAACTCTTGCTGTATTTTACACGGTTATCACTCCTTTACTGAATCCTATTATTTATACACTGAGAAATCAGGAAATGAAGAAAGCCATGAGAAAATTATGGATCCAACAAGTTAGCTGA
- the LOC116084394 gene encoding olfactory receptor 4N5, with translation METKNSSVVTEFILLGLTQSQDTQLLVFALVSVFYLIILPGNFLIIFTIRSDSGLTAPLYFFLGNLAFLDASYSFIVAPRMLVDFFCEKKVISYKACITQLFFLHFLGAGEMFLLVVMAFDRYIAICRPLYYTTLMNPRVCHALLLALWLGGFAHSIVQVALILHLPFCGPNQLDNFFCDVPQVIKLACTDTFAVELLMVSNSGLLSLLCFLGLLTSYAVILYHVKGHSSEGKSKAISTCTTHIIIVFLMFGPAIFIYTRPFQALQADKVVSLFHTVIFPLMNPVIYTLRNQEVKTSMRKLLSQYVIC, from the coding sequence ATGGAGACCAAGAACAGCTCAGTAGTAACAGAATTCATCCTACTTGGCCTGACCCAGTCTCAAGATACTCAACTCCTGGTCTTCGCACTGGTTTCAGTTTTCTACCTAATAATTCTTCCTGGaaattttcttatcattttcaCCATTAGATCAGACTCTGGACTCACAGCCCCACTTTACTTCTTTCTGGGAAACTTGGCGTTCCTGGATGCCTCCTACTCTTTCATTGTAGCTCCTAGAATGCTTGTGGATTTCTTCTGTGAGAAAAAAGTCATTTCTTATAAAGCCTGCATCACTCAGCTattctttcttcactttcttgGAGCAGGAGAAATGTTTCTTCTTGTTGTAATGGCCTTTGATCGTTATATCGCTATATGCCGTCCTTTATACTACACCACGCTCATGAACCCTAGAGTCTGTCATGCATTATTGTTGGCTCTGTGGCTTGGGGGCTTTGCTCATTCCATTGTACAAGTGGCTCTTATCCTGCACTTGCCCTTTTGTGGGCCAAACCAGCTGGATAACTTTTTCTGTGATGTTCCACAGGTTATAAAGCTAGCCTGCACCGACACCTTTGCTGTGGAGCTGCTGATGGTTTCTAACAGTGGTCTACTTAGCCTCTTATGCTTCTTGGGACTTCTGACCTCCTATGCTGTCATTCTCTACCATGTAAAAGGACATTCTTCTGAAGGGAAGAGCAAAGCCATCTCTACATGCACCACCCATATTATAATTGTATTTCTCATGTTTGGGCCTGCCATTTTTATCTATACCCGCCCCTTCCAGGCTCTCCAAGCTGACAaagttgtttctcttttccaCACAGTCATCTTTCCTTTGATGAATCCTGTGATCTATACACTTCGCAACCAGGAAGTGAAAACTTCTATGAGGAAGTTGTTAAGTCAATATGTGATTTGCTGA